Proteins from a genomic interval of Capsicum annuum cultivar UCD-10X-F1 chromosome 4, UCD10Xv1.1, whole genome shotgun sequence:
- the LOC107867197 gene encoding cytochrome P450 81C13, whose product MHNLLAVILLFFVIFLLKHLLHPRKNLPPSPLSLPIIGHLYLIKNSLQQTLTSLSTKYGQVLYLRFGYRNLLVVSSPSAVEECFTKNDVVFANRPRSMLGDRLSFNYVSVFWAPYGQHWRVLRRQTAVELFSFNSLQKSSLIRKEEVEILIRSLFKAGENCILGGARVDLSYWASAFVFNVMMRIGTGKSCVSEEDIGMEKGKKIIEDMRGAFTANLLVLNICDFLPVLKWIGYKGIEKKMDVTYVKRNEYLTRLLDEFRQEKSITTDDRAKGKKTTLIETLLSLQDSEPEFYTDDLIKSLLMVLLVAGTETTSMTIQWAMGLLLAQPEAFQKLRAEIDSNVGNERLLNESDFTNLPYLHCVINETLRLHPPVPLLLPHYSSEDCTVGGYHVPKHTILMVNAWAIHMDPELWDEPEKFKPERFEAMEGEKEAFNYKFLPFGMGRRACSGANMGMRTVSLVLGSLVQLFDWENVEFEEKIYDKDACDNYKSKVTSSKDKPFETICIPRQNCIQLLSQL is encoded by the exons ATGCATAACTTGTTAGCTGTGATCTTGCtattttttgttatctttttattGAAACATTTGCTTCATCCTAGAAAAAATTTACCACCTAGTCCTTTATCTCTCCCAATAATTGGCCATCTTTACCTTATCAAAAATTCACTTCAACAAACATTAACCTCTTTATCAACTAAATATGGACAGGTTTTATACCTCCGGTTCGGCTATCGAAATTTGCTTGTTGTGTCTTCTCCATCGGCTGTGGAAGAATGTTTCACCAAAAACGACGTTGTTTTTGCGAACCGGCCACGTAGCATGCTAGGTGACCGGTTGTCATTTAACTATGTTTCTGTTTTTTGGGCTCCGTACGGGCAACACTGGAGAGTTCTACGCCGTCAAACAGCTGTTGAGCTGTTTTCTTTCAACAGtcttcaaaagtcttctttaatTCGAAAGGAGGAAGTTGAGATTTTAATTCGCTCTTTGTTTAAAGCCGGTGAGAATTGTATACTTGGAGGTGCACGAGTTGACTTGAGCTATTGGGCTTCTGCttttgtgtttaatgttatgATGAGAATTGGTACTGGAAAAAGTTGTGTGAGTGAGGAAGATATAGGAATGGAGAAGGGGAAAAAGATTATTGAAGATATGAGGGGAGCTTTCACTGCTAATTTGTTGGTTTTAAACATATGTGATTTTTTGCCAGTGTTGAAATGGATTGGGTATAAAGGGATTGAGAAAAAAATGGACGTAACATACGTGAAGAGAAATGAATACTTGACTAGATTACTTGACGAATTTCGACAAGAAAAAAGTATTACTACTGATGATAGAGCCAAAGGGAAGAAAACAACTCTGATTGAGACGCTTTTATCTCTGCAGGATTCTGAACCTGAATTCTACACTGACGATCTTATTAAAAGTCTTCTAATG GTTTTACTCGTTGCGGGAACGGAGACCACATCGATGACGATCCAATGGGCGATGGGCCTTCTTTTAGCTCAACCTGAGGCATTTCAGAAGCTTAGAGCTGAAATTGATAGCAATGTGGGGAACGAGCGCTTATTGAACGAATCTGATTTCACTAATCTTCCTTATTTGCACTGTGTTATCAACGAGACATTGAGATTGCACCCTCCAGTACCACTTTTGTTGCCTCACTATTCATCTGAAGATTGTACTGTTGGTGGCTACCATGTACCAAAACATACAATCTTAATGGTTAACGCTTGGGCCATCCATATGGACCCCGAGTTATGGGACGAGCCTGAAAAGTTTAAGCCGGAGAGATTTGAGGCAATGGAGGGGGAAAAAGAAGCGTTCAATTATAAATTCTTACCATTTGGTATGGGGAGAAGAGCATGCTCTGGAGCTAATATGGGCATGCGTACTGTTTCATTGGTATTGGGTTCATTGGTTCAATTGTTTGATTGGGAAAATGtggaatttgaggaaaaaatttATGACAAGGATGCATGTGATAATTACAAATCTAAAGTAACTTCCAGTAAGGATAAGCCTTTTGAGACTATTTGCATTCCTCGTCAGAATTGTATACAACTCCTTTCGCAGCTCTGA